TAACAATTGCTGAGAATACGGACAATCCTACAGTTTTAGCCTCAGGTACGGCAAAAGTTGTCTATACGCCAGAGGTTGACAAAGTGGTAAGGTTTTATACACACCTTAATTCTAGCTGCGGAAATAACGATTACGAATTTGTGGATAGAAAAGTTAAATGCTTTATTGACGTTCGAGATTCGTATTGCGAACCAACGCTCGACTGTTCTGATGGCGCAGTTATAAAGAATGTAAAGTTTGCTGATTTAGATAACACTTCAGCATGTTCAGCAAATGGTTTTAATGATTTTACAGCACAAAAAGCCAATGTTGAAAAAGGAAAAACCTATAATTTTGAAACTGAAATTGGTTATGGCTGGTACAATCAATCTGTTTCTGTATGGATAGATTACAACAAAAACTTTTTGTTCGAGCCAGATGAGTTTGTTTACATCGGAACAATTGACCAAGGTATTTTATCGAAAAATATCAGCATACCTACGGACGTGGCAAATGGCGAATATAGAATGCGTGTAAGATTGGCAACGGTTACAGAAACAGGCGCTACTCCCAGCAAAGCTTGTGATATGAATGATATTTATGGTGAAACCGAAGATTATACAATTAATGTCGTTGATTATCTGGCTACAAACGAAATTTCAAAATCTGAAATGACTATGGCGCCAAATCCTGTTACGGAATTGTTAAATATTACAACTTCTGCAAAGATCTTGGAAATTAATATCGTAAATACAAATGGGCAGATTGTAAAAACGGTAAAGTCTAGAAATCAAATCGATTTTAAAGCTCTACCAGTTGGTGTTTACATTGTTAATGTTAAACTCGATAACCAAAAAATTATCAGTAGAAAAGTTGTTAAAAAATAAATTTAACTACATGAAAATCCCCACAAATCTGTGGGGATTTTTTATGTTTTAAAACTGAAAATTTCTAACGGCTTCCAGCGTTTTATCGATTTCAGCATCTTGAATAGCGGCCGAAATAAACCAAGTTTCGTAGCCACTTGGCGGAAGATATATGCCGCTGGCTAACATCTGTTGGAAAAAGTTGTTGAAAATACAAGTGTACACAGAGTCGTATGCATCTTGGAAGTTGGCAACTTTACTCGTTTCAAAGAAGATGGACATCATACTTCCTTTTCTGTTGATACGGTGACGAAGCCCTTTTTCGTTGAGAATTTTTCCAATTTCGAAATCTAAAGTTTCTGTCGTTTTATTGATTTTGGTATAGAAATCCGCATCGGATTTAATAAGTTTTAAGGTTGTAAGACCAGCACGCATTGCCAGAGGATTTCCACTTAAAGTTCCTGCTTGGTAAACAGGCCCGTTTGGTGCAAGATAATCCATGATTTCTTGACGGGCTGCAAAAGCACCTACTGGCATTCCACCACCAATAACTTTTCCGAAAGTTACAATGTCGGCATCTACCCCAAATACTTCTTGTGCACCGCCAAAAGCTAGTCTAAAGCCAGTCATCACTTCATCAAAAATCAACAAAGCACCGTTTTCTGTACAAAGTTTTCTTAGGTTTTGTAAAAAATTATTTTCGGGCAATACACAGCCCATATTTCCAGCAACGGGTTCTACGATGATGGCGGCAATTTCGCCTTGGTTATGGCGGAAAATATCTTCAACATTTTCTATGTCATTGTAATTGGCTATCAAAGTATCTTGTGCTGTTCCTTTCGTAACGCCTGGTGAATTCGGATTTCCGAATGTTGCTGCGCCACTTCCTGCTTTTATTAAAAATGAATCCGAGTGCCCATGATAACAACCATCGAATTTGATGATTTTGTCTCTTCCTGTAAAACCTCTTGCAAGACGAATGGCGCTCATACAAGCTTCAGTTCCTGAAGAAACCATTCTTATTTGGTCAATATTCGGAACATTTTTCACGATGAATTTTGCAATTTCAGTTTCCAGTTCAGTAGGGGTTCCGTAAGAGAAACCATGTTCTGCTTGTTTCTGGATCGCTTCCAAAACTTCTGGATGCGTATGTCCCAAAATGGCTGGCCCCCAAGAGTTGATGTAATCGATATAAGTGCGGTTGTCAGCGTCCGTAAGGTATGCGCCTTTCGCTGACTTCATGAAAACAGGAACGCCTCCAACAGATTTGAAGGCTCTTACTGGTGAGTTAACACCGCCTGGAATATAGGTTTTTGCCTCATCAAATAAGGCAGAACTTCTTTGATATAACATGTTTGTTATTGATTTTTACAGATTGATTTAA
This genomic stretch from Chryseobacterium sp. POL2 harbors:
- a CDS encoding GEVED domain-containing protein, whose product is MKNFLFSLSVLSLGSIVNAQISGCTTAPNGAYPTAVVTPVCNNSSEGVAEWGFTGEYTLVKLTKDVSYEFSGTMDYGQPFITIAENTDNPTVLASGTAKVVYTPEVDKVVRFYTHLNSSCGNNDYEFVDRKVKCFIDVRDSYCEPTLDCSDGAVIKNVKFADLDNTSACSANGFNDFTAQKANVEKGKTYNFETEIGYGWYNQSVSVWIDYNKNFLFEPDEFVYIGTIDQGILSKNISIPTDVANGEYRMRVRLATVTETGATPSKACDMNDIYGETEDYTINVVDYLATNEISKSEMTMAPNPVTELLNITTSAKILEINIVNTNGQIVKTVKSRNQIDFKALPVGVYIVNVKLDNQKIISRKVVKK
- the hemL gene encoding glutamate-1-semialdehyde 2,1-aminomutase yields the protein MLYQRSSALFDEAKTYIPGGVNSPVRAFKSVGGVPVFMKSAKGAYLTDADNRTYIDYINSWGPAILGHTHPEVLEAIQKQAEHGFSYGTPTELETEIAKFIVKNVPNIDQIRMVSSGTEACMSAIRLARGFTGRDKIIKFDGCYHGHSDSFLIKAGSGAATFGNPNSPGVTKGTAQDTLIANYNDIENVEDIFRHNQGEIAAIIVEPVAGNMGCVLPENNFLQNLRKLCTENGALLIFDEVMTGFRLAFGGAQEVFGVDADIVTFGKVIGGGMPVGAFAARQEIMDYLAPNGPVYQAGTLSGNPLAMRAGLTTLKLIKSDADFYTKINKTTETLDFEIGKILNEKGLRHRINRKGSMMSIFFETSKVANFQDAYDSVYTCIFNNFFQQMLASGIYLPPSGYETWFISAAIQDAEIDKTLEAVRNFQF